In Streptomyces sp. NBC_00683, the DNA window TGCGCACCGCTGTGGGGCCTCATCCTGGGCGTCTCGTATCTGGTGCTCAAGTCACGCAACCCCGAGAACACCTCCTTCGCCAAGCGCTGACCTGCGCGAAAGCGCCCCCAGGACGTCGGCTGCCCCAACGGCCCGTCCAGCATCCGGGCCCCTGCGTACCGCTCCTCGGTACGCAGGGGCCCGGATGCTTATCCTGGCGCCATGCTGACCCTTACCCAGGCGCTCTACGACCAGATCGTCGCGCACTCCCGCGCCGACCACCCCGACGAGGCGTGCGGCGTGGTCGCGGGACCGGCCGGAACGGGCCGCGCGGAACGCTTCATCCCCATGCTCAACGCCGCACGCTCGCCCACGTTCTACGAGTTCGACTCGACGGACCTGCTGAAGCTCTACCGCGAGATGGACGACCGGGACGAGGAGCCGGTGATCA includes these proteins:
- a CDS encoding M67 family metallopeptidase translates to MLTLTQALYDQIVAHSRADHPDEACGVVAGPAGTGRAERFIPMLNAARSPTFYEFDSTDLLKLYREMDDRDEEPVIIYHSHTATEAYPSRTDVTYANEPGAHYVLVSTADTDGSGPFQFRSYRIVDGEITEEDVEVVEAYAPAS